The Thalassotalea psychrophila genome window below encodes:
- the mutH gene encoding DNA mismatch repair endonuclease MutH, with the protein MTNYRPETELQLIKHAQSIAGLTLGELAAQAGVIVPENLNREKGWIGLLLEKILGASAGSLPMPDFPDLGIELKTLPINRAGKPLETTFVCVAPLKGITGMTWEKCHLKNKLSKVLWVPVISERDIPIHERVVCTPFLWQPDQQEEQLLAQDWQELTDMIALGRVEQINAKYGQVLQLRPKAANSSVKTQAFDSQGRPFQTLPRGFYLKIPFTQMLLNNHLRVN; encoded by the coding sequence TTGACCAATTACCGCCCAGAGACAGAACTACAACTTATAAAGCATGCACAAAGTATTGCTGGTTTAACCTTAGGTGAACTGGCTGCACAAGCAGGCGTTATTGTGCCCGAAAATTTGAATAGAGAAAAAGGCTGGATAGGTTTATTACTTGAAAAAATACTAGGAGCTAGTGCTGGTTCACTACCTATGCCCGATTTTCCAGATTTAGGTATTGAACTTAAAACGCTGCCAATTAATAGAGCAGGTAAACCGTTAGAAACCACATTTGTTTGTGTTGCGCCATTAAAAGGCATTACCGGAATGACTTGGGAAAAATGTCACCTTAAAAATAAACTATCAAAAGTTTTATGGGTACCGGTGATCTCAGAGCGTGATATCCCTATTCATGAGCGCGTAGTTTGCACGCCATTTTTATGGCAACCAGATCAACAAGAAGAACAATTATTAGCACAAGACTGGCAAGAGCTAACAGACATGATAGCACTTGGGCGAGTTGAACAAATTAATGCAAAATACGGACAAGTTCTGCAACTAAGACCCAAAGCGGCAAACTCTAGCGTGAAAACCCAAGCGTTTGATTCGCAAGGAAGGCCTTTTCAAACTCTACCAAGAGGGTTTTATTTAAAAATTCCATTTACGCAAATGTTGCTGAATAATCATTTACGAGTAAATTGA
- the lgt gene encoding prolipoprotein diacylglyceryl transferase: MTLAAIQFPIIDPIIFSIGPIALRWYGFMYLIGFILAMVIANKAADKSNGLWTRDQVSDLLFYGFLGVILGGRIGYVLFYNFDYFLSDPLYLFKIWTGGMSFHGGLLGVVTAIAFFARKEKKSFLQVGDFVAPLVPLGLGAGRIGNFINAELWGRQTDVPWAMVFPTDRLGLARHPSQLYEFFLEGVVLFLIIYFVGKKTKAAGVASGLFLAGYGLFRMIIEFFREPDAHLGFYFSFISMGQMLSLPMVIIGVGMIVWGLNNSQQIVNNTKKNKSSAK; this comes from the coding sequence ATGACCCTTGCTGCAATTCAATTTCCGATTATTGACCCTATTATATTTTCAATCGGACCTATCGCCCTTCGATGGTATGGCTTCATGTATTTAATCGGTTTTATTTTAGCAATGGTAATTGCTAATAAAGCTGCCGATAAAAGTAATGGCCTATGGACTCGAGACCAAGTAAGTGACTTACTGTTTTATGGTTTTTTAGGTGTGATATTAGGTGGCCGAATTGGCTATGTATTATTCTATAACTTCGATTATTTCCTCAGCGATCCTCTTTATCTATTTAAAATATGGACCGGCGGAATGTCATTCCATGGTGGTTTGCTTGGGGTTGTTACCGCAATTGCATTTTTTGCTCGCAAAGAAAAGAAAAGCTTTTTACAAGTTGGCGATTTTGTCGCGCCTTTAGTGCCGCTCGGTTTAGGGGCTGGCCGAATAGGCAACTTCATTAACGCTGAATTATGGGGACGTCAAACGGATGTTCCATGGGCAATGGTATTTCCAACTGACAGACTTGGCTTAGCACGTCATCCATCACAGTTATATGAATTCTTTTTAGAAGGTGTAGTGCTGTTTCTTATTATTTACTTTGTTGGTAAAAAGACTAAAGCAGCAGGTGTTGCTAGTGGCTTGTTCTTGGCCGGTTATGGCTTGTTTAGAATGATAATTGAATTTTTCCGTGAGCCAGACGCTCATTTAGGATTTTATTTCAGTTTCATTTCAATGGGGCAGATGCTTTCATTGCCTATGGTGATAATTGGAGTCGGAATGATTGTTTGGGGATTAAACAATAGTCAGCAGATTGTTAATAATACGAAAAAGAATAAGAGCAGTGCAAAATGA
- the rppH gene encoding RNA pyrophosphohydrolase: MIDAEGYRANVGIVITNGKGQVFWARRYGQHSWQYPQGGVDEGETTEQTMFRELHEEVGLKPHQVEIIASTKHWLRYRLPKRLIRHESKPMCIGQKQKWFLLKLTCADDEVDLLHSGHPEFDDWRWVSYWYPVRQVVSFKRDVYRRVMKEFAPIALAPFKAEGNERKPNKHRRGSHHRRDNRRRTG; the protein is encoded by the coding sequence GTGATTGATGCCGAAGGCTATAGAGCCAACGTCGGCATAGTGATTACAAACGGTAAAGGTCAGGTTTTTTGGGCTAGGCGATATGGCCAACATTCTTGGCAGTATCCACAAGGTGGTGTTGACGAAGGTGAAACAACCGAGCAAACCATGTTTCGTGAACTGCATGAAGAAGTTGGTTTAAAACCACATCAAGTGGAAATTATCGCAAGTACAAAGCATTGGCTTAGGTATCGTCTACCTAAACGGTTAATTCGACATGAGAGTAAACCCATGTGTATTGGCCAAAAGCAAAAGTGGTTTTTATTAAAACTCACTTGTGCTGATGATGAAGTAGATCTATTACATTCAGGTCACCCTGAGTTTGATGATTGGCGTTGGGTAAGTTATTGGTACCCTGTGCGTCAGGTGGTTTCATTTAAACGCGATGTATATCGCAGAGTAATGAAAGAGTTTGCTCCTATTGCTTTAGCACCATTTAAAGCAGAAGGTAATGAGCGTAAACCAAATAAACATCGCCGTGGATCTCATCACCGTCGAGATAATAGAAGACGTACTGGGTAG
- a CDS encoding sulfite exporter TauE/SafE family protein, whose amino-acid sequence MFLSVFLICMLLGTLVGFLAGLLGIGGGLVIVPVLIIILPTLGIHADIVMPIALASSLASIVVTSSSAAFNHHKSGNIPWKMTKKLLVFVAVGAVVGANLADLLPTSTLTAIFATFVISLATYMLFSIRQTVHRDLPSDNVLKAVASGTGVIASLMGISGGAVLIPFLTYCGVNLLHAIGVSTACGMIVSLFGTMAFMIAGLGNPNLPEWSLGYIYWPAVLGIASTSTILARYGVKLANKLPVKTIKKVFAAFLILVALKMMI is encoded by the coding sequence ATGTTTTTATCAGTTTTTCTAATATGTATGTTACTAGGTACCTTGGTCGGCTTTTTAGCTGGTTTGTTAGGTATTGGTGGCGGCTTGGTGATTGTTCCTGTTTTGATCATAATTTTGCCTACACTAGGCATACATGCTGATATTGTTATGCCAATTGCGTTGGCATCGTCTCTTGCCTCAATTGTTGTAACTTCCAGCAGTGCCGCATTTAATCATCATAAATCGGGTAATATACCTTGGAAAATGACTAAAAAATTATTGGTGTTTGTCGCAGTAGGCGCTGTTGTTGGTGCTAATCTTGCTGATTTATTACCAACCAGTACACTTACTGCTATCTTTGCCACTTTTGTTATTTCTTTAGCCACATACATGCTGTTTTCTATACGCCAAACCGTGCATAGAGATTTGCCTTCAGATAACGTTTTAAAAGCGGTTGCCAGCGGAACCGGAGTTATTGCTAGTTTGATGGGGATCAGTGGCGGGGCGGTTCTAATACCGTTTTTAACCTACTGTGGAGTAAATTTATTACATGCCATAGGTGTTTCTACAGCATGTGGCATGATTGTCTCGCTTTTTGGCACAATGGCGTTTATGATTGCTGGTCTTGGTAATCCAAATCTTCCCGAGTGGAGTTTAGGTTATATTTACTGGCCGGCAGTGTTAGGTATCGCCTCTACGTCAACAATCTTGGCGCGTTACGGGGTGAAGCTCGCCAACAAACTACCGGTTAAAACAATAAAAAAAGTTTTTGCTGCTTTCTTAATTTTAGTAGCATTAAAAATGATGATTTAA
- the rpsT gene encoding 30S ribosomal protein S20 — MANSKSAKKRAVQSEKRRQHNASRRSMMRTYLKKVIAAIEAGNKEEATKEFSIASPILDRYASKGLIHANKAARVKSRLNAKIKAL; from the coding sequence TTGGCTAACTCAAAGTCTGCTAAGAAGCGCGCTGTTCAATCAGAGAAGCGTCGCCAACACAATGCAAGTCGTCGCTCAATGATGCGCACTTACTTGAAAAAAGTTATCGCTGCTATTGAAGCTGGTAACAAAGAAGAAGCAACTAAAGAGTTCTCTATTGCTTCTCCAATTTTAGACCGTTACGCAAGTAAAGGTTTAATTCACGCAAACAAAGCTGCCCGTGTTAAGAGCCGCTTAAATGCTAAAATTAAAGCTCTTTAA
- the ptsP gene encoding phosphoenolpyruvate--protein phosphotransferase, whose protein sequence is MLTTLRRIVLAFGQEPELDTALQNMVGQVKAAMAAECCSVYLADYEQEHFLLMASDGLAKDSLGRVSVGFSEGLVGLVGQREEPINIANAQQHPRFKEAPEVQEEDFNAFLGTPIIHQRRVLGILSVQQKQAREFNENEEAFLVTIAAQLAIAIANAETKGILSRNTKQQNRQYVQGIPGSPGLAIGNFYVSYPKAQLSSVSLTKVYQSSSQTKFFQHAVIKTKRDLRQMSSRMQGAIPEDALDIFEMYEHMLESTSLRDEILEKINSGWDAQSALKLVIDQYVMQFESVEDLYIRERATDIKDLGNRVLFHLQQEDSNKPDFPENMILVAQEVTASLLAEYQHKGLKAIVSLSGSTNSHAVILARALGIPAIMGVGSIPLASFWHKHAIVDGYSGEIFLSPDTATLTEYQHLVREEDELQEIVKQVINLPAITKDGKSIELLLNAGLGAEFDNSMKNGAIGIGLYRTEIPFMERSCFPSELEQVVLYKKVLNSFPRQPVVMRTLDVGGDKALPYFPISEDNPFLGWRGIRITLDHPEIFLVQVRAMLKANIGLGNLEIMLPMVSGTTEVDDAIRLINQAYFEVSNESEVPVAKPKVGIMLEVPSVIFQLSELAKKVDFFSVGSNDLTQYLLAVDRNNSRVAPLFDSYHPAVLRALNQIAEQAQIELIELSLCGELASEPGGALLLLAMGYDKLSMNAHNIPRIKWVLRHLDYKQAQLILSHCLMLTTPKQVHNYLNEQLELLGLGGFVRAGK, encoded by the coding sequence ATGTTAACCACGTTACGTAGAATTGTTTTAGCATTCGGGCAAGAACCCGAACTTGATACCGCCTTGCAGAATATGGTTGGACAAGTAAAAGCTGCAATGGCTGCTGAATGTTGCTCGGTTTATTTAGCAGACTACGAACAAGAACATTTCCTGTTAATGGCTTCTGATGGTTTAGCTAAGGATTCATTAGGCCGAGTTTCAGTCGGTTTTTCTGAAGGTTTAGTTGGTCTAGTTGGTCAACGAGAAGAGCCTATTAACATCGCAAATGCTCAACAACATCCTCGTTTTAAAGAAGCCCCAGAAGTGCAAGAAGAAGACTTTAATGCCTTTTTAGGTACCCCCATTATTCATCAACGACGTGTGTTAGGCATATTATCTGTTCAACAAAAACAAGCACGTGAATTCAATGAAAATGAAGAAGCTTTTCTTGTTACTATTGCCGCCCAATTGGCCATTGCCATCGCCAATGCTGAAACGAAGGGCATTTTAAGTAGGAATACCAAACAACAAAATCGTCAATATGTTCAGGGGATTCCTGGCTCTCCAGGTTTAGCTATTGGTAATTTTTATGTCAGTTATCCTAAAGCACAGTTAAGCAGTGTTAGTTTAACCAAAGTATATCAATCGAGCTCTCAAACAAAATTTTTTCAGCATGCTGTAATTAAAACAAAACGCGACCTCAGACAAATGAGTAGCCGTATGCAAGGTGCCATACCTGAAGATGCCCTTGATATTTTTGAAATGTATGAGCATATGCTAGAAAGCACCAGCCTACGCGATGAAATTCTCGAAAAAATAAATTCAGGTTGGGATGCTCAAAGTGCTTTAAAGTTGGTCATTGATCAATACGTCATGCAATTTGAGTCAGTAGAAGATCTCTATATTCGCGAACGAGCTACTGACATAAAAGATCTTGGTAATCGAGTATTATTTCATTTACAACAGGAAGATAGTAATAAGCCCGACTTCCCCGAAAATATGATTTTAGTGGCTCAAGAGGTCACCGCTTCATTATTGGCTGAGTATCAGCATAAAGGCTTAAAAGCGATTGTTTCATTATCAGGATCTACTAACTCTCATGCTGTGATTTTGGCTAGAGCTCTAGGCATTCCTGCCATTATGGGCGTGGGTAGTATTCCTTTAGCAAGCTTTTGGCATAAACACGCTATTGTTGATGGTTATTCGGGTGAAATTTTCTTATCGCCAGATACTGCTACTTTGACCGAATATCAACACTTAGTGCGCGAAGAAGATGAACTACAAGAAATTGTAAAACAGGTCATTAATCTTCCTGCAATTACCAAAGATGGAAAATCTATCGAGCTGTTATTAAATGCAGGCTTAGGGGCTGAATTTGATAATTCGATGAAAAATGGCGCTATAGGTATTGGTTTATATCGTACAGAAATTCCATTTATGGAGCGTAGTTGTTTTCCATCGGAGTTAGAACAAGTTGTATTGTACAAAAAAGTATTGAACTCATTTCCAAGACAGCCTGTTGTTATGCGTACGTTAGATGTCGGTGGTGATAAAGCTTTACCGTACTTTCCTATAAGTGAAGATAACCCATTTTTAGGTTGGCGTGGCATTCGTATTACTCTCGATCATCCTGAAATTTTTCTGGTGCAAGTGCGTGCAATGCTTAAGGCAAATATTGGTTTAGGCAATTTAGAAATAATGTTGCCTATGGTCTCTGGTACAACAGAAGTCGATGATGCTATCCGGTTGATTAATCAAGCGTACTTTGAAGTAAGCAACGAAAGTGAAGTACCGGTGGCTAAACCTAAGGTTGGAATAATGCTTGAAGTTCCTTCCGTTATTTTTCAGTTGTCAGAGCTTGCTAAAAAAGTAGACTTCTTTTCTGTGGGCAGTAATGACTTAACCCAGTATCTTCTGGCTGTAGATAGAAACAACTCTAGAGTTGCGCCTTTATTCGACTCATATCATCCTGCAGTGCTTAGAGCGTTAAATCAAATTGCCGAACAAGCGCAAATTGAATTAATTGAGTTAAGTTTATGTGGTGAGCTTGCCAGTGAACCTGGCGGTGCGCTGTTATTACTTGCTATGGGGTATGATAAATTAAGTATGAATGCTCATAATATTCCCAGAATTAAATGGGTTTTGCGTCATTTGGATTATAAACAAGCACAATTAATACTATCCCATTGTCTAATGTTAACGACACCCAAACAGGTGCATAATTACCTTAATGAGCAATTAGAATTGCTTGGTTTAGGTGGATTTGTACGAGCAGGTAAGTAA
- a CDS encoding thymidylate synthase has protein sequence MKQYLDLCQRIIDDGTWVSNERTGKRCLTLINADLEYQVGKNELPIITTRKSFYKAAIAELLGYIKGYDNAADFRELGTPTWNANANENEAWLNNPHRKGEDDMGRVYGVQGRAWAKPDGGHVDQVKKVVDNLSKGIDDRGEIISFYNPGEFHMGCLRPCMFQHQFSLLDGTLYLNSYQRSCDVPLGLNFNQIQVFAFLAIMAQITGNKAGVAYHKIVNAHIYEDQLDLMENVQLKREPFASPQLRINPKIKSLEDLETWVTMDDFEVIGYEHHDPIKYPFSV, from the coding sequence ATGAAACAATATTTAGATTTATGTCAACGTATTATCGATGACGGTACATGGGTAAGTAATGAGCGCACAGGTAAGCGCTGTCTAACCCTGATCAATGCCGATTTAGAATACCAAGTTGGTAAGAATGAACTTCCTATCATTACAACTCGTAAAAGCTTTTATAAAGCCGCTATTGCAGAGTTGCTTGGTTACATCAAAGGTTATGATAATGCTGCTGATTTTCGTGAATTAGGTACACCTACTTGGAATGCCAATGCCAATGAGAACGAAGCTTGGTTGAATAATCCTCATCGTAAAGGTGAAGATGACATGGGCCGTGTTTATGGAGTACAGGGCAGAGCATGGGCTAAACCAGATGGTGGCCATGTTGATCAAGTTAAAAAGGTTGTTGATAATTTAAGTAAAGGAATTGATGATAGAGGCGAGATCATCAGCTTTTATAATCCAGGTGAGTTTCATATGGGGTGCTTACGTCCATGTATGTTCCAGCATCAATTCTCACTACTTGACGGAACTTTATATTTAAATAGTTACCAACGCAGTTGTGATGTGCCGTTAGGTCTTAATTTTAATCAAATTCAAGTCTTTGCATTCTTAGCGATTATGGCGCAAATCACCGGTAATAAAGCTGGCGTTGCTTATCACAAAATTGTTAATGCCCATATTTACGAAGATCAGTTAGATTTAATGGAAAACGTACAGTTAAAACGCGAACCATTTGCATCACCTCAGCTTCGTATTAATCCAAAGATTAAGTCATTAGAAGATTTAGAAACTTGGGTAACTATGGATGACTTTGAGGTGATAGGGTACGAACACCACGACCCTATCAAATATCCGTTTTCGGTTTAA
- a CDS encoding D-hexose-6-phosphate mutarotase produces the protein MLPIEVNTTEFNTLIKNKYGEVVESKLSDNFSELLLTHDLFSARLTLHGGHVLSWQPKGHDEVFWVSKKAQYQDGTAIRGGVPICWPWFGPYKNAGNHGFARTSVWQLGDIDINSAGIKVELILEGESKSSSWPYKFTMKQVLMFSTTFSQQLIIENLSHKDFQFSSALHSYFSVSNPANIAIPDLNSACFDDKIKQIQGCAPADVFNCTGPIDKIYYHNSTMTMFDKGWKRAIEIKKSNSAQWVLWNPGIDIAAGMADIHQQGEDEFVCLEAANTNWITVPNREKVALSQEIQVYKL, from the coding sequence TTGTTACCAATTGAAGTGAATACAACAGAGTTCAACACCCTTATCAAAAATAAATATGGGGAAGTTGTTGAATCAAAACTAAGCGACAACTTTTCAGAGTTATTACTTACCCACGATCTTTTCTCCGCACGTTTAACTTTACATGGTGGCCATGTATTAAGTTGGCAGCCGAAAGGTCATGATGAAGTGTTTTGGGTAAGTAAAAAGGCTCAATATCAAGATGGTACGGCAATCCGTGGTGGTGTTCCTATTTGTTGGCCTTGGTTTGGGCCATACAAAAATGCAGGCAACCATGGTTTTGCACGAACAAGTGTTTGGCAATTAGGCGATATAGATATTAATTCTGCAGGGATCAAAGTCGAACTGATTCTTGAAGGAGAAAGCAAATCCTCATCATGGCCATATAAATTCACAATGAAGCAAGTTTTAATGTTTTCTACAACATTTAGTCAACAATTAATAATTGAAAACTTGAGTCATAAGGATTTTCAATTTTCTAGCGCTTTACATAGCTATTTCAGTGTAAGCAACCCTGCAAACATTGCAATTCCTGATTTAAATTCAGCTTGCTTTGATGACAAAATAAAGCAAATTCAAGGTTGTGCTCCTGCCGATGTATTTAATTGTACTGGCCCTATTGATAAAATTTACTATCACAATTCAACAATGACCATGTTTGATAAAGGTTGGAAACGTGCCATTGAAATTAAAAAATCAAATTCTGCACAATGGGTATTGTGGAATCCAGGAATAGATATCGCCGCAGGAATGGCTGATATTCATCAGCAGGGTGAAGATGAATTTGTATGCTTAGAAGCAGCAAATACCAATTGGATAACCGTACCTAACCGTGAAAAAGTGGCATTAAGCCAAGAAATTCAAGTGTATAAACTCTAA